The window TGGAAGAACCACTGCAACTGCACCTTCACCGTGGTGGTGCCGTCGGTGGCACCACCACCGGCGTCCGGTTCCTCATCCGCCGTACCGCAGGCGCTGATCAGCAGCGCGGCACCCGTCAGCGCCGCCGCGGCGGCCAACCGTCTTCTCATCTCCGTCGTTCCTCCTGGTCGCGATGATGTAGCGGGGGACTACGGCGCGGGACGGAAGCGCCAGGGTTCACGGCGAGGTACGGGTGCGCCAGGGCATCGCGAGGCGTTCCAGCAGCAGGGTCGCCAGGTAGAAGACCAGGCCGAGCAGGCAGGCGCCGACGACGAACGCCCAGGCCCGGGGGTACGCGGTGAGCGACGCCGCCGAGGTGATCCGTGCCCCCAGCCCGTCCTGCAGGCCGCCGAAGTACTCGGCGACGACGGCCGCGATCACCGCCAGCGACGACGCCTGACGCAGCCCGGTGAAGACGAACGGCAGCGCGCCGGGCAGCCGGACCAGTCGGGCGAAGGTCCAGCCACCGGCGGCGTAGCTGGCCATCAGCTCTTGGTGGATCGGCTGCACCTGGCGCAGCCTGCGCAGCGTGTTGACGAAGACCGGGAAGAACGCGACCAATCCGACGACGATCCGCCGGGGCACGCTGCTGGCCGCGTCGAACATGTTGTTGAGCACCGGGGCGAGCGCGATGATCGGCAACGCGTTGACCAGCGCGGCCAGCGGTACCGACACCTCGCTGAGCAGCCGCAGCCGGCTGACCGTCAACGCCACCAGCACCCCGAGGGCCGCCCCGGCGAGCAGGCCGATCAGCGCGTTGGTGCCGCTGGCCAGCCCGGCGGTCAGCACCACCGTACGGCTGGCCCAGAACTGTTCGGCGATCGCCGACGGGGCGGGCAGCACGTAGGAGGCGACCCGGCCCAGCCGTACCGTCGCCTCCCACAGCGCCAGCCCGGCGAGCCCGACGGCGATCGGCGGCCCGGCCGCCCGCAACGCTGTCACGGCACCGCCGATTCCACAGCCGGAGTGTCGGTGCCGCGCAGCGCCCGGCGGACCTCGGTGACGGCGGCGAAGAACTCCGCCGACTGCCGGGTCTGCTCGGTGCGCTCGCCGAGGTCGACGTCGACGACGGCGGTGATCCGGCCCGGCCGGGCCGACATCACCACCACCCGGTCGGACAGGTACACCGCCTCGGAGATCGAGTGGGTGACGAAGACGGTGCTGGTGGCGGTGCGGGCGCAGATGCCGAGCAGTTCGTCCTGCAGGCGTTCGCGGGTCATCTCGTCGAGGGCACCGAACGGTTCGTCCATCAACAGCAACGGCGGGTGTACGGCGAGCGCCCGCGCGATCGCCACCCGCTGCTGCATGCCGCCGGACAGCTGGGCCGGGTAGTGGCCGGCGAAGTCGGCCAGCCCGACCAGGGCCAGCATCTCGTCGACCCGGGACCGCCGCTGCGCCCGCCGCACCCCGCGCAACTCCAGCGGCAGTTCGACGTTGCGCCGTACCGTCCGCCAGTCGAAGAGTCCGGCCTGCTGGAAGGCGATGCCGTACTCCTGGTCCAGTCTGGCCTGTCGGGCGGCCTTGCCGTTGACGGTGACCGTGCCGGCGGTCGGGGTGATCAGGTCGGCGATCAGCCGCAGCAGGGTGCTCTTGCCGCAGCCGGACGGCCCGATCAGCGACACGAACTCGCCCCGGCCGATGGTCAGCTCCACTGCGGTGAGTGCGGTGACCGCGTCGGCCCGGCCGGCGTTGAAGACCTTGTCGACCCCGCTGAGAGTCACCGCGTGCTCGGCGCTCATCCGGTCACCGCCACCCGCCGCTGGTGCCGGGTCAGTCCGACCTCCAGCAGGGTCACCGTGGCGGCGACGACCAGGCCGAGCGCGGCGGCGCCGAGGATCGCCGCGTACACCTTCGCCGGGGCGCTGGTCGCCTGCCTGGAGTACTCCAGGATCAGCCGGCCGATGCCGCCCCGGGTGCCGGTGGAGATCTCCCCGACGACCGCGCCGACCACGGCGGCGGCCCCGGCCAGCCGCAGTGCCGGGAACAGGTACGGCAGCGCGGCCGGTGCCCGCAGCTTCCACAGGGTGCGCCACCAGCCGGCGGCGTAGCTGCGCATCAGCTCGACCCCGGCGGCCGGCGGCGACTGCAGGCCGCGCAGCATGCCGACGGCGACCGGGAAGAACGCCAGGTACGCGGCGATCACCGCGACCGACATCCACGGCTGCCACGGGTAGGTGCCGACCGACAGCCGCCCGCCCCAGCCGGCGATCACCGGGGCGAGGGCGACCAACGGCACGGTCTGCGACAGCACCACGTACGGAAGCAGTCCACGTTCGACGATCCGCAACCGCTGCATCGCCACCGCCAGGATCAGCCCGATCAGGGTGCCGGCGGCGAACCCGACGCCGGTCACTCCGAGGGTGAACAGGCAGGCGTCGACGACCACCCGCCACACCGGCTGGCCGGCGGCGGCGTCGACGGTGCCGAGGCCGGCGACCACGTCGGCCAGGTGCGGCATCGCGGCGTCGTCGGCGCGCGGCAGCAGCGGTACGCCGTACACCTCGGTGCCGTCGGGGTTGCCGACCAGTTTGTAGCCTTCCCAGGCCGCCGCGGCAAGCGCGAGCGCACCCAGCGCGGTGCCGGCGACGCCCGCCCGGCGCGCCCAGCCGCTGGTCGGACCGCTGGTCAAGACGCGACCACCTGGCGGTACGCGGGGATGATCTGCTCGCCGTACGCGGCGAGGGTTTCCTGCTTGGCGTCGTGTTGCAGGTAGACGGCGAACTGGTCGACGCCGAGTTCACGCAGCTCGGCGAGCCGCCGCAGGTGCTCGTCGACCGGCCCGAGCAGGCAGAACCGGTCGATGATCTCGTCCGGTACGAAATCGGTGTGGGTGTTGCCGGCGCGGCCGTGTTCGGCGTAGTCGTAGCCCTGGCGGCCGGCGATGTAGTCGGTGAGCACCTTCGGCACGCCTGCGCCGTCGCCGCCGTAGCGGGCGACGATGTCGGCGATGTGGTTGCCGACCATTCCGCCGAACCAGCGGGTCTGTTCCCGCTGGTGGGCCAGGTCGTCGCCGACGTAGGCGGGGGCGGCGACGCAGAAGGTGACCGCGTCCGGGTCGCGGCCGGCGCGTTCGGCTGCCGTCCGGACCGCGCCGATCATCCAGGCGGCGATGTCCGGGTCGGCGAGCTGCAGGATGTAGCCGTCGCCGACCTCGCCGGCCAGGGCGAGCGCCTTCGGTCCGTACGCGGCGACCCACACCTCCAGCGCCCCGTCGTCGACCCACGGCAGGGTGATGTCCCGGTCGCGGTAGCGGATGGTGCGCCCGGCGGCCAGGTCGCGGATGACGGTGACGCATTCGCGCAGCTCGCCGAGGGTGGTGGGGCGGGCGCCGAGGACCCGGACGGCCGAGTCACCCCGGCCGATGCCGCAGACCGTACGGTTGCCGTACATCTCGTTGAGGGTGGCGAACATCGACGCGGTGACGGTCCAGTCCCGGGTGCTCGGGTTGGTCACCATCGGCCCGACCGTCACCGAGGAGGTGGCGGCGAGGATCTGGCTGTAGATGACGAACGGCTCCTGCCACAGTACGTGTGAGTCGAACGTCCACACGTGGCTGAAGCCGGCCTGCTCGGCCTGCTGGGCCAACGACACCAGCTCGCGGCCGGGCGGGTCACACTGGAACACGACGCCGAAGTCCATCTGGCGTACCCCCTTAGACCAGGTAGTCCGACAGGCCACGGCGCAGGTAGCGGCCGTGGCCGGCGCGCCCGTGGTACGCCCCGTCGCCGCTGACCAGGACGGTGCCGCGGGACAGTACGCTGTCGACCTTGCCGGTGATCTCGAACCCTTCG is drawn from Micromonospora sp. Llam0 and contains these coding sequences:
- a CDS encoding TIGR03842 family LLM class F420-dependent oxidoreductase, which produces MDFGVVFQCDPPGRELVSLAQQAEQAGFSHVWTFDSHVLWQEPFVIYSQILAATSSVTVGPMVTNPSTRDWTVTASMFATLNEMYGNRTVCGIGRGDSAVRVLGARPTTLGELRECVTVIRDLAAGRTIRYRDRDITLPWVDDGALEVWVAAYGPKALALAGEVGDGYILQLADPDIAAWMIGAVRTAAERAGRDPDAVTFCVAAPAYVGDDLAHQREQTRWFGGMVGNHIADIVARYGGDGAGVPKVLTDYIAGRQGYDYAEHGRAGNTHTDFVPDEIIDRFCLLGPVDEHLRRLAELRELGVDQFAVYLQHDAKQETLAAYGEQIIPAYRQVVAS
- a CDS encoding ABC transporter permease, with the protein product MTSGPTSGWARRAGVAGTALGALALAAAAWEGYKLVGNPDGTEVYGVPLLPRADDAAMPHLADVVAGLGTVDAAAGQPVWRVVVDACLFTLGVTGVGFAAGTLIGLILAVAMQRLRIVERGLLPYVVLSQTVPLVALAPVIAGWGGRLSVGTYPWQPWMSVAVIAAYLAFFPVAVGMLRGLQSPPAAGVELMRSYAAGWWRTLWKLRAPAALPYLFPALRLAGAAAVVGAVVGEISTGTRGGIGRLILEYSRQATSAPAKVYAAILGAAALGLVVAATVTLLEVGLTRHQRRVAVTG
- a CDS encoding ABC transporter permease; amino-acid sequence: MTALRAAGPPIAVGLAGLALWEATVRLGRVASYVLPAPSAIAEQFWASRTVVLTAGLASGTNALIGLLAGAALGVLVALTVSRLRLLSEVSVPLAALVNALPIIALAPVLNNMFDAASSVPRRIVVGLVAFFPVFVNTLRRLRQVQPIHQELMASYAAGGWTFARLVRLPGALPFVFTGLRQASSLAVIAAVVAEYFGGLQDGLGARITSAASLTAYPRAWAFVVGACLLGLVFYLATLLLERLAMPWRTRTSP
- a CDS encoding ABC transporter ATP-binding protein codes for the protein MSAEHAVTLSGVDKVFNAGRADAVTALTAVELTIGRGEFVSLIGPSGCGKSTLLRLIADLITPTAGTVTVNGKAARQARLDQEYGIAFQQAGLFDWRTVRRNVELPLELRGVRRAQRRSRVDEMLALVGLADFAGHYPAQLSGGMQQRVAIARALAVHPPLLLMDEPFGALDEMTRERLQDELLGICARTATSTVFVTHSISEAVYLSDRVVVMSARPGRITAVVDVDLGERTEQTRQSAEFFAAVTEVRRALRGTDTPAVESAVP